One genomic region from Nilaparvata lugens isolate BPH chromosome 3, ASM1435652v1, whole genome shotgun sequence encodes:
- the LOC120350148 gene encoding piggyBac transposable element-derived protein 4-like, translating into MVLLLQLSLVVLHQIIAEYNRTKGGVDTVDQMCSNYSTQRRSRRWPMAIFFALLNISAGVNAFVLYKAYKNTPDMNRLEFMKVLAKSLVSPLLQKRLDRGHHVTEEMKLAIKRILQIQDPLPVPGQQEEFFKDKLTCHTCPPRLKRKTRYPCCICNKPICLQCAKKLCVKCKADRD; encoded by the coding sequence ATGGTGCTGCTGCTCCAATTGAGCCTGGTGGTGCTCCACCAGATTATTGCAGAGTACAACAGAACAAAGGGAGGTGTTGACACGGTTGATCAGATGTGCTCTAATTACTCAACACAAAGGCGGTCACGAAGGTGGCCAATGGCCATTTTTTTTGCACTGTTGAATATATCAGCTGGGGTCAATGCATTCGTCCTCTACAAAGCCTACAAAAATACTCCTGACATGAACAGATTGGAGTTCATGAAGGTTCTGGCCAAATCACTTGTTTCTCCATTACTACAAAAAAGACTGGATAGAGGACATCATGTAACAGAAGAGATGAAGCTCGCCATCAAACGTATACTTCAAATCCAGGATCCACTACCGGTACCAGGACAACAAGAAGAGTTTTTCAAAGATAAATTAACATGCCACACCTGCCCACCTCGCCTGAAAAGGAAAACAAGATATCCATGCTGCATTTGCAACAAGCCAATATGCTTGCAATGTGCAAAGAAACTTTGTGTGAAGTGTAAAGCAGATAGGGACTAG
- the LOC120350333 gene encoding BTB/POZ domain-containing protein 3-like — MESKAVGSRDNSRRNTKKSGNSASETRFHRLLESNMLSDCKFVVGEQKTVIKGHKLLFSLASEVFQAMFCGDLKETTPVQVIDLEPEGFNGMKTYIYTGKIKFTSVIHALHTYTAARKYIIPNLPQKCVDYIEKKLKPCDVLELQDFCRLNCISDFDNLCCRIINQNTGEVFSSAYFPSASMDAVESILKSSSLNVNSELEIFINFERWALAEIERRKVPDEDVATCFNNLKKHIRFLTMSGEEFVERVEPSPLLTREEKYAIAINRIRFHPRVTAESISMTQEPREMDFNLNGYKHKIICEVVYDELENEDFPIVCDKIIKDHRFSIFCSFASSDRSILLGVSLNCDISYIDSFPNRYTKVIIIKSKFRVLSVRNYCNYLSLQNQYECVEQVLNLKYDRHMNCLAPIHPDYCQQYRKTVSMMNISL, encoded by the coding sequence ATGGAATCCAAAGCTGTAGGAAGCCGAGATAATTCCCGCAGAAACACTAAGAAATCTGGAAATTCAGCTTCCGAGACCCGTTTCCATCGTTTATTGGAGAGCAACATGCTGAGCGATTGTAAATTTGTTGTGGGTGAGCAGAAAACTGTGATTAAGGGACACAagcttctattttctttggccAGTGAAGTTTTTCAAGCAATGTTCTGTGGAGATTTGAAGGAGACAACCCCAGTTCAAGTTATAGACTTAGAGCCGGAAGGATTTAATGGTATGAAAACATACATATACACTGGTAAGATCAAGTTTACATCAGTCATCCACGCTTTACACACTTACACCGCTGCACGTAAATACATAATCCCAAACCTGCCACAAAAATGTGTAgattatattgagaaaaaactgaaaCCATGCGACGTTTTAGAGTTACAAGACTTTTGTAGACTCAATTGCATCTCTGACTTCGACAATCTGTGTTGTAGAATTATAAACCAGAATACAGGGGAGGTTTTTAGTAGTGCATACTTTCCATCCGCAAGTATGGATGCTGTTGAGTCCATCTTGAAATCCTCCTCTCTAAATGTCAACTCTGAATTGgagatttttataaatttcgaGCGATGGGCTTTGGCTGAGATTGAGCGACGTAAAGTTCCAGACGAAGATGTGGCCACGTGTTTTAACAATCTCAAAAAACACATTCGGTTCCTGACAATGAGTGGGGAGGAATTTGTAGAGAGAGTTGAACCATCACCGCTTCTGACTCGTGAAGAGAAGTATGCAATTGCTATCAATAGAATTAGATTCCATCCAAGGGTGACCGCTGAGAGTATATCAATGACTCAGGAGCCGCGAGAAatggatttcaatttgaatggTTATAAGCACAAGATAATATGCGAGGTtgtgtatgatgagttggaaAACGAAGATTTTCCGATTGTAtgtgataaaattattaaagaccatagattctcaatattttgtagttttgcCAGTTCTGATCGCTCAATCTTACTTGGAGTCTCACTGAATTGTGACATTTCATACATTGATAGCTTTCCTAATAGATATACAAAAGtgataattataaaatcaaaattcagaGTACTTTCTGTGAGAAATTATTGCAATTATCTATCTCTCCAGAATCAGTATGAATGCGTTGAGCAAgttctaaatttgaaatatgataGGCATATGAATTGTTTAGCGCCAATACACCCCGACTACTGTCAACAATACCGAAAGACAGTCTCAATGATGAACATTTCTTTATAA